A window of the Nisaea acidiphila genome harbors these coding sequences:
- the neuC gene encoding UDP-N-acetylglucosamine 2-epimerase, with the protein MKEQLIAGVTGSRADFGIQRPVLEAIRAEPDFALDLYVTGMHLSSRFGSTVTEVEEAGFEIAGRIDCEVTGGNHLDIALSTSAAMAGFAEVWTGRRPDLVLLLGDRFETFAAASAAYLLNIPIAHIAGGDVTSGSLDDGLRHAISKFSNIHFATNELARERLIRMGEEPASVFTTGTPALDAILSLDLLSRAEVEHRVGAPVGGRLIVITFHPATADKGTPGAQFRELLAALDELPDDCVVLITYANADSGGAELNLLLEAAAKNSGRIIARESLGQLLYLSVLRQAAMVVGNSSSGLYEAPSFAIPTVNIGSRQDGRLRASSVIDCPPEKDAILEAMSRGFELDCRGTVNPYGDGRATARIVDALRSAAPFSGLGMKRFYDA; encoded by the coding sequence GTGAAGGAACAGCTGATAGCGGGCGTTACCGGTAGCAGAGCCGATTTCGGCATTCAGCGTCCGGTTCTGGAAGCGATCCGGGCGGAGCCTGATTTCGCCCTCGACCTCTATGTGACCGGGATGCATCTCTCGTCACGCTTCGGTAGCACTGTGACCGAGGTGGAGGAGGCCGGTTTCGAGATTGCCGGACGGATCGATTGCGAAGTAACCGGTGGCAATCATCTGGACATTGCGCTTTCAACAAGTGCTGCCATGGCCGGCTTCGCCGAAGTCTGGACGGGGCGACGCCCTGATCTGGTTCTGTTGCTCGGCGACCGGTTCGAGACCTTTGCGGCGGCGTCCGCGGCCTATCTGTTGAACATTCCAATCGCGCATATCGCCGGCGGCGACGTGACCTCGGGCTCGTTGGATGACGGGCTGCGTCATGCCATTTCAAAATTCTCGAATATCCATTTCGCGACGAACGAGCTGGCGCGTGAGCGCCTGATTCGGATGGGTGAAGAGCCTGCTTCCGTCTTCACAACGGGCACCCCCGCGCTCGACGCGATCCTGTCTCTGGATCTGTTGAGCCGGGCGGAGGTGGAGCATAGGGTAGGTGCTCCTGTCGGCGGCCGGTTAATCGTCATCACATTTCATCCGGCAACGGCCGACAAGGGAACTCCGGGCGCTCAGTTTAGAGAACTCCTCGCTGCTTTGGACGAGTTGCCGGACGATTGCGTCGTACTGATAACCTATGCGAACGCCGACTCGGGCGGCGCTGAATTGAACCTTTTACTCGAGGCGGCAGCCAAGAACTCCGGCCGAATCATCGCCAGGGAGTCTCTCGGCCAGCTGCTCTATCTCTCTGTCCTGCGGCAGGCCGCGATGGTCGTCGGCAACTCTTCCAGCGGGCTCTACGAGGCACCGTCGTTCGCGATCCCGACGGTCAATATCGGCAGCCGGCAGGATGGGAGGCTTCGGGCGTCCTCGGTGATTGATTGCCCTCCCGAAAAGGACGCCATTCTTGAGGCCATGAGCCGTGGCTTCGAATTGGATTGCAGGGGAACCGTGAATCCCTACGGCGACGGCCGCGCTACCGCGCGGATTGTCGACGCCCTGAGATCCGCCGCGCCATTCTCCGGGCTTGGAATGAAACGCTTCTATGATGCCTGA
- a CDS encoding LegC family aminotransferase: MTAVLKNSGYDQAALVAAVKSVLPETRPLPLHEPEFIGREQEYVKDCIETGWVSSVGAYVDKFEELVAEKSGTRFAVACMNGTAALHIALVVAGVGRDDEVLVQDLTFVASANAVHHAGAIPHFVDSERETLGLDPDALDAHLSEVAELRDGGAFNRATGRRIAAVVPMHVFGHPVRMERLAEVAARWNIPVVEDAAESLGSTRNGRLMGSYGMLASVSFNGNKTITTGGGGAVVTDDESLARRLKHLTTTAKLPHRWAFDHDEIAYNYRLPNLNAALGCAQMEMLDRFLAEKRALAALYRDAVADIPEVEFFDEPEGCESNFWLNAVLVPDRAARDALLETLNADGIQARPCWTLMHELPFNRDCPRARLDVTGELVDRIVNLPSSAKLGRRS; this comes from the coding sequence ATGACAGCGGTTCTGAAAAACAGCGGGTACGATCAGGCGGCGCTCGTCGCCGCGGTGAAATCCGTCCTGCCGGAAACCCGGCCGCTTCCCTTGCACGAGCCGGAATTCATCGGCCGTGAGCAGGAATATGTAAAGGACTGCATCGAGACCGGCTGGGTTTCCTCCGTCGGTGCCTATGTCGATAAGTTCGAAGAACTCGTCGCGGAGAAATCCGGCACCCGGTTCGCGGTCGCCTGCATGAACGGCACCGCCGCTCTGCATATTGCGCTGGTCGTGGCCGGGGTCGGACGCGACGACGAGGTGCTGGTGCAGGACCTGACCTTCGTCGCCTCGGCCAATGCGGTCCATCACGCGGGTGCGATCCCGCATTTCGTCGATAGCGAGCGAGAAACTCTCGGCCTCGATCCGGACGCACTCGACGCACATCTTTCGGAGGTCGCGGAGCTGCGGGACGGCGGCGCGTTTAATCGGGCGACCGGCCGCAGGATCGCGGCAGTCGTACCGATGCACGTCTTTGGCCATCCGGTGCGCATGGAACGGCTCGCGGAAGTTGCCGCACGCTGGAACATTCCCGTGGTCGAGGACGCTGCAGAGAGCCTCGGCTCGACCCGGAACGGCCGACTCATGGGAAGCTACGGGATGCTGGCCTCGGTCAGCTTCAACGGAAACAAGACCATCACAACGGGTGGTGGCGGCGCGGTGGTCACTGACGACGAATCCCTGGCAAGGCGGTTGAAGCATCTGACCACGACGGCAAAACTTCCGCATCGATGGGCCTTCGACCACGACGAGATCGCCTATAACTACCGGCTGCCGAACCTCAATGCCGCTCTCGGCTGTGCCCAGATGGAAATGCTCGACCGGTTTCTTGCCGAAAAGCGCGCGCTTGCCGCTCTGTACCGGGACGCGGTCGCAGACATCCCCGAAGTGGAGTTCTTCGACGAGCCGGAGGGCTGCGAAAGCAATTTCTGGCTGAACGCGGTGCTGGTGCCGGACCGCGCGGCGCGGGATGCGCTCCTGGAAACGCTGAACGCGGACGGCATACAGGCCCGCCCATGCTGGACACTGATGCACGAACTTCCCTTCAACCGGGACTGTCCGCGCGCGCGGCTTGATGTGACCGGGGAGCTTGTCGACCGGATCGTCAATCTGCCGAGCAGTGCGAAACTCGGTCGGCGGAGCTGA
- a CDS encoding glycosyltransferase family 4 protein produces MTQIAYLTVSNLTKPVGGIMVQAAHVAALAREGYDAKLCTTFSGDRPDWIDPNAPLVNSNRAAVGPGDVLVLHDSVPRTMFDRFMSMPLRRVFFCQNHYFIDQTLSPEERLADFPIDAFICASEPIAAYLRDFHGVADPVVIRPGIMQPQVESVEKRLRVCFMPRKRLIESGAVIHRLRNLHPELADVAFVSIHGQHPAKVAEVMAECAVFLSLSVNEGLGLPPLEAMQSGCLVVGYHGGGGLDYATEESGLWYDSATPDDLVALLADALKRLKEQPKAFDRMLEAGKRTAEGYRLDAMERELLRFWENFL; encoded by the coding sequence ATGACTCAGATCGCCTATCTGACTGTCTCGAATCTCACCAAACCCGTCGGCGGCATCATGGTTCAGGCTGCCCACGTCGCAGCACTGGCAAGGGAAGGTTATGACGCAAAGCTCTGTACGACCTTTTCCGGCGATAGGCCTGACTGGATCGATCCGAATGCGCCGCTCGTGAATTCCAACCGGGCCGCGGTCGGGCCCGGTGACGTGCTGGTTCTCCACGACTCCGTTCCGAGGACGATGTTCGACCGGTTCATGTCAATGCCGCTGCGGCGGGTTTTTTTCTGTCAGAACCACTATTTCATCGATCAGACCCTGAGTCCGGAAGAACGCCTTGCAGACTTCCCGATCGATGCCTTCATCTGCGCTTCAGAGCCGATAGCGGCCTATCTGCGCGATTTCCACGGTGTAGCGGATCCGGTGGTAATCCGTCCGGGGATCATGCAGCCGCAGGTAGAGTCGGTGGAAAAGAGACTGCGGGTCTGTTTTATGCCCCGTAAGCGGCTGATCGAGTCGGGAGCGGTCATTCACCGCCTCCGCAATCTTCATCCCGAGCTTGCGGATGTGGCATTCGTCAGCATTCACGGCCAGCATCCGGCGAAAGTCGCCGAAGTGATGGCGGAGTGCGCTGTCTTCCTGTCATTGAGCGTGAATGAGGGGTTGGGGTTGCCGCCGCTTGAAGCCATGCAGTCCGGATGCCTTGTCGTCGGGTATCATGGCGGAGGAGGTCTGGATTATGCGACGGAAGAAAGCGGACTTTGGTATGACAGCGCGACACCCGACGATCTTGTCGCACTTCTTGCAGATGCGCTGAAACGACTAAAGGAACAGCCGAAGGCATTTGATCGGATGTTGGAGGCAGGAAAACGAACTGCTGAGGGTTACCGTCTCGACGCTATGGAGAGGGAACTCCTCCGGTTCTGGGAGAACTTCCTGTGA
- the goxB gene encoding glycine oxidase maturase GoxB, with product MSGGRGPAVADIAVVGSGIAATAAVIRLLRQGHDPLWIAPELVAEDIPGEHLSPAARPMLEEIGASGLLAKACHRAEQSVFSAWGSDRLAERSGIVHLEGPGTVLDRSVFERDLRALAIASGAWPVAARLTDVSREDGYWDIEVDDGARIGRSAARFILDGSGRAAVVAGVQAPDHAARFRSDRLVALCAFLPQEQGAAVVPTRATLLETVPDGWWYACLLADGRLVLNFYTDPDLLPREATRTLEPFRALLADTSYVARWVEEAGFRQEAPPNLVSAGTTWLAPAAGEGWAAIGDAAAAFDPLSSHGMTTALWSGIRGAEAAAGSLGGDSAALTVYAEKVAQGVQQFLDSRAAVYGSERRFDGTAFWKRRLAPEIVPEKIHA from the coding sequence ATGAGCGGCGGGCGAGGGCCGGCGGTCGCGGATATCGCGGTCGTCGGCAGCGGGATCGCAGCGACAGCCGCCGTGATCCGGCTGCTTCGTCAGGGACATGATCCTCTCTGGATCGCTCCGGAGCTGGTGGCGGAAGACATCCCGGGAGAACATCTTTCGCCCGCCGCGCGGCCGATGCTGGAGGAGATCGGCGCCTCGGGACTTCTCGCCAAGGCGTGTCACCGGGCGGAGCAGTCTGTCTTCTCCGCCTGGGGAAGCGATCGGCTGGCGGAACGCAGCGGGATCGTCCATCTCGAAGGCCCGGGAACCGTTCTCGACCGAAGCGTCTTCGAACGAGATCTCAGGGCGCTTGCGATCGCTTCCGGGGCGTGGCCGGTCGCCGCCCGGCTGACCGATGTCAGTCGTGAGGACGGTTACTGGGATATCGAAGTGGATGATGGGGCGAGAATCGGCCGCTCCGCTGCGCGCTTCATCCTGGACGGGTCGGGGCGCGCCGCCGTCGTGGCCGGTGTACAGGCGCCGGACCATGCCGCCCGCTTCCGGTCCGACCGTTTGGTCGCGCTCTGCGCTTTCCTCCCGCAAGAGCAGGGTGCGGCGGTCGTACCAACCCGAGCGACGCTGCTGGAGACCGTCCCGGACGGCTGGTGGTACGCGTGTCTTCTGGCGGACGGCAGGCTGGTGCTGAATTTCTATACGGATCCGGATCTGCTGCCGCGGGAGGCGACGCGCACGCTGGAACCGTTCCGGGCATTGCTGGCAGACACCTCCTATGTCGCCCGATGGGTGGAGGAGGCCGGCTTTCGACAGGAGGCGCCGCCGAACCTGGTGAGCGCGGGGACGACATGGCTTGCACCGGCGGCAGGCGAAGGCTGGGCTGCTATCGGAGACGCCGCCGCTGCCTTCGATCCTCTTTCCTCGCATGGGATGACGACGGCGCTCTGGTCCGGGATTCGTGGTGCCGAAGCCGCGGCGGGTTCTCTCGGCGGAGACAGCGCAGCGCTTACTGTCTATGCGGAGAAGGTGGCCCAAGGTGTTCAGCAATTCCTCGACAGCCGGGCCGCCGTGTACGGCTCCGAGCGGCGGTTTGACGGCACCGCTTTCTGGAAGCGGCGGTTGGCTCCAGAAATTGTTCCGGAGAAGATCCATGCCTAG
- a CDS encoding nucleotide sugar dehydrogenase, which yields MNVQAFLDRVAAKEARVGVIGLGYVGLPLALACLRAGFPVTGYDIDGAKVEMLKAERSYLPHIPVDGIGAEVASGRFRPTSDISDLGDTDAVLICVPTPLTPERDPDLRYVRDTVAALAPVLKRGALVVLESTTYPGTTEDVLLPILEGAGLKLGEDLFLAFAPEREDPGNANYSIGRIPKVVGGMDAASGQAAEALYGAVLERVVPVSSASTAEAVKITENVFRAVNIALVNELKLIYGAMGIDVWEVIEAASTKPFGYMPFYPGPGLGGHCIPIDPFYLAWKARSVGQSTRFIELAGEINRAMPDYVIDRLREAVDLQSGKGLRGADILLIGMAYKKNVADQRESPALTILEKLDAAGASVSFHDPWIPEILPSREFGALAGKASVALTAERVAAADAVLIVTDHDDVDYALVADRARLVVDTRNAMGARGFEGTHIVTA from the coding sequence ATGAACGTGCAAGCATTCCTCGACAGGGTGGCGGCGAAAGAGGCGCGGGTCGGCGTGATCGGCCTCGGCTATGTCGGCCTGCCGCTGGCGCTGGCCTGCCTCCGGGCCGGCTTTCCGGTCACCGGCTACGATATAGACGGCGCCAAGGTGGAAATGCTGAAGGCCGAGCGCTCCTACCTGCCGCATATTCCGGTGGACGGCATCGGCGCCGAGGTGGCCTCCGGACGCTTCCGGCCGACCTCTGACATTTCCGACCTCGGCGACACGGACGCGGTGCTGATCTGCGTGCCGACGCCGCTGACGCCGGAGCGCGACCCGGACCTCCGCTATGTCCGTGACACCGTCGCCGCACTGGCGCCCGTGCTGAAGAGGGGCGCGTTGGTGGTGCTTGAATCGACGACCTATCCGGGCACCACGGAAGATGTGCTGCTGCCGATCCTCGAAGGCGCGGGCTTGAAGCTCGGCGAAGATCTCTTTCTCGCCTTCGCGCCGGAGCGGGAAGATCCCGGCAACGCGAACTACTCCATCGGTCGCATCCCGAAGGTGGTCGGCGGCATGGACGCGGCCTCCGGACAGGCTGCCGAAGCGCTCTACGGCGCGGTGCTGGAGAGGGTGGTGCCGGTCTCCTCCGCCTCGACGGCGGAGGCGGTGAAGATCACCGAGAACGTCTTCCGCGCGGTCAATATCGCGCTGGTGAACGAGCTGAAGCTGATCTACGGCGCCATGGGCATCGATGTCTGGGAAGTGATCGAGGCTGCCTCGACCAAGCCGTTCGGTTACATGCCGTTCTATCCGGGGCCCGGCCTCGGCGGGCACTGCATCCCGATCGATCCATTCTATCTCGCCTGGAAGGCGCGCAGCGTCGGGCAGTCGACCCGTTTCATCGAGCTCGCGGGCGAGATCAACCGGGCGATGCCGGATTATGTGATCGATCGCCTGCGCGAGGCGGTCGATCTGCAATCGGGCAAGGGGTTGCGCGGCGCCGATATCCTGCTGATCGGCATGGCTTATAAAAAGAACGTCGCCGACCAGCGCGAAAGTCCGGCGCTGACCATTCTGGAGAAGCTCGACGCGGCGGGGGCGTCGGTCTCTTTCCACGATCCCTGGATCCCGGAAATCCTGCCGAGCCGGGAGTTCGGCGCGCTCGCCGGCAAAGCGAGCGTGGCGCTGACGGCGGAACGGGTCGCGGCAGCTGACGCGGTGTTGATCGTCACCGATCACGACGATGTTGATTATGCCCTGGTCGCGGATCGGGCCCGGCTCGTGGTCGATACCCGCAACGCCATGGGCGCGCGGGGCTTCGAGGGAACCCATATCGTCACCGCCTGA
- a CDS encoding GDP-mannose 4,6-dehydratase, with amino-acid sequence MTGPVLVTGADGFIGSHLVETLLEQGREVRALALYNSFGSTGWLETIPKELRGGLEIVLGDIRDRSCVVGAAKGTSAILHLAALIAIPYSYRAPESYIDTNVTGTLNVLEAARLWETERVVCTSTSEIYGTAQFVPITEEHPVNPQSPYAASKAAADHLALSYEKSFSMPVAVLRPFNTYGPRQSARAVIPTIITQLARGAKEIRLGATSPTRDFTFVRDTANGFVAAMGADAAIGRVTNIGSGFEISVGETAAAIGRVMGRNVEIVSDEVRMRPDASEVERLFAGVSAAEDILGWAPEHGGREGFDRGLEKTIEWFTDPGNLARYPEGYQV; translated from the coding sequence ATGACGGGTCCGGTTCTGGTGACTGGCGCCGATGGCTTCATCGGCTCGCATCTGGTTGAGACTTTGCTGGAGCAGGGGCGTGAGGTGCGCGCACTCGCGCTCTACAATTCCTTCGGCTCGACCGGATGGCTCGAGACGATCCCCAAGGAATTGCGGGGCGGGCTGGAAATCGTGCTCGGCGATATCCGGGACCGGAGCTGCGTCGTCGGCGCCGCGAAGGGAACCTCCGCCATCCTGCATCTCGCCGCGCTGATCGCGATTCCCTATTCCTATCGGGCGCCCGAAAGCTACATAGACACGAACGTGACCGGCACGCTCAACGTGCTGGAGGCGGCGCGTCTCTGGGAGACGGAGCGCGTCGTCTGCACCTCGACCAGCGAGATCTACGGCACCGCCCAGTTCGTGCCGATCACCGAGGAACATCCGGTCAACCCGCAGAGCCCCTACGCCGCATCCAAGGCGGCGGCGGACCATCTCGCGCTATCCTACGAAAAAAGCTTCAGCATGCCGGTGGCCGTGCTCCGGCCGTTCAATACCTACGGTCCACGACAATCGGCTCGCGCCGTGATTCCGACGATCATCACCCAGCTCGCCCGCGGGGCGAAGGAGATCCGTCTCGGTGCCACCTCGCCGACCAGGGATTTCACCTTCGTGCGCGATACCGCGAACGGTTTCGTCGCGGCGATGGGGGCGGATGCGGCGATCGGGCGGGTGACCAATATCGGCAGCGGTTTCGAGATCTCTGTCGGCGAGACCGCGGCGGCGATCGGCCGGGTCATGGGCCGCAACGTCGAGATCGTCTCCGACGAGGTGCGCATGCGGCCCGACGCGAGCGAGGTGGAGCGGCTCTTCGCCGGTGTATCGGCGGCGGAGGATATTCTCGGCTGGGCGCCGGAACATGGCGGCCGCGAGGGCTTCGATAGGGGCCTTGAGAAGACGATTGAGTGGTTCACCGATCCGGGGAACCTTGCGCGCTATCCCGAGGGATACCAGGTCTGA
- the goxA gene encoding CTQ-dependent glycine oxidase GoxA → MGQKVERKNARGGGVRRRDFLAGGAAGMLAANLAWQPKAAVAAGHAKAAPEGAEIAKVRIYPAIGICRVGGSKEWFLAPEVPGLPPKPEGGFKDGDRRIKKQVQRFRVYAFDSQDRVIGELKDGDATISWSAHLVNAKAAWYGFNNPLDNGNLAPGLPGQKRNQYFTDNAERERMLVIDGGRKTISGAGVNPDGTEARYAFEGTFWGEEKVGLGDLRTDAEGRLLVVPPDGVSNSPTNAGITSFADNDGWHDDWCDGPVTATVQLANGITFEADPAWVACVGPNFAPDIPPISTMYDVISNLNVEERWAEAPEAPISFRKYIYPTFRRAALMEWLTDAANLRQGWLGEADFSDPAFIARLADPSEGNRAFRLSVFEKFRNPYNTTPDAFKEERLKIPYMMGDGVNYSGSPLQWFQFPKLQYDHLALWAEGKFFDDWKDAEADAVERLDDLPLEQRPQALTEAALEPCSGGAFHPGVELTYYLRLAPMYQRYTNDDAELFRLAHGDRPSIVQDLGFLLTPEIAFKGYKDTPPPIGPQMPGDLTRWMGLPWQCDAFSCQQVLMQENYPTAVWWPALLPIDVLPEVYYKELMNETLSTSERRKFFDSRVAWSRAVAGIGYHANGSYWDGITNMITLWERMGFVVKLPGPKDPKAPEGIPKEVYVEVGRADTMEFRFDWKPKDGMLPE, encoded by the coding sequence GTGGGACAGAAAGTCGAAAGAAAGAACGCGCGCGGCGGCGGGGTCCGCAGACGGGATTTCCTGGCAGGGGGCGCGGCAGGCATGCTGGCCGCCAATCTCGCCTGGCAGCCGAAAGCGGCCGTGGCCGCCGGCCACGCGAAAGCGGCGCCCGAGGGAGCGGAGATCGCCAAGGTGCGGATCTATCCCGCCATCGGGATCTGCCGCGTCGGCGGCAGCAAGGAATGGTTTTTGGCCCCGGAGGTACCCGGGCTTCCTCCGAAGCCCGAAGGCGGCTTCAAGGATGGCGACCGCAGGATCAAGAAGCAGGTTCAGCGCTTCCGTGTCTATGCCTTCGATTCCCAGGACCGGGTGATCGGGGAACTCAAGGACGGCGATGCGACGATTTCCTGGTCGGCCCATCTCGTCAATGCGAAAGCCGCCTGGTACGGCTTCAACAACCCGCTCGACAACGGGAACCTGGCGCCGGGACTACCGGGGCAGAAGCGGAACCAGTATTTCACCGACAACGCGGAACGCGAGCGGATGCTGGTGATCGACGGTGGCCGGAAGACCATTTCCGGCGCCGGCGTCAATCCGGACGGCACCGAGGCGCGCTACGCTTTCGAAGGCACGTTCTGGGGGGAGGAGAAGGTCGGTCTCGGCGATCTGCGGACCGATGCGGAAGGCCGTCTTCTGGTCGTGCCGCCGGACGGCGTGTCCAACTCGCCGACCAACGCGGGGATCACCAGCTTTGCCGACAATGACGGCTGGCACGACGACTGGTGCGACGGGCCGGTAACCGCGACGGTGCAGCTCGCCAACGGCATCACGTTCGAGGCTGACCCCGCCTGGGTCGCCTGCGTCGGGCCGAACTTCGCGCCGGACATTCCGCCGATCTCGACGATGTACGACGTGATCAGCAACCTGAATGTCGAGGAGAGATGGGCGGAAGCGCCGGAAGCTCCGATTTCCTTCCGTAAGTATATCTACCCGACCTTCCGCCGGGCGGCCCTGATGGAATGGCTGACCGATGCGGCCAATCTGCGGCAGGGCTGGCTCGGAGAAGCGGATTTTTCGGATCCGGCCTTCATCGCCAGGCTGGCGGATCCGAGCGAGGGGAACAGGGCGTTCCGTCTGTCCGTCTTCGAGAAATTCCGCAACCCCTACAACACGACGCCGGACGCCTTCAAGGAGGAGCGGCTGAAGATCCCCTACATGATGGGAGACGGGGTCAATTACTCCGGCAGCCCGCTGCAGTGGTTCCAGTTTCCGAAGCTGCAATATGACCATCTGGCGCTGTGGGCCGAGGGCAAGTTCTTCGATGACTGGAAGGACGCGGAAGCCGATGCGGTCGAGCGGCTCGACGACCTGCCGCTCGAGCAGAGGCCTCAGGCGCTGACGGAAGCCGCGCTGGAGCCGTGCTCCGGCGGCGCGTTCCACCCCGGGGTCGAACTGACCTACTATCTGCGCCTGGCGCCGATGTATCAGCGCTATACGAACGACGATGCGGAGCTCTTCAGGCTGGCTCACGGGGACCGCCCGAGCATCGTGCAGGATCTCGGTTTTCTGCTGACGCCGGAGATCGCCTTCAAAGGCTACAAGGACACGCCACCCCCCATCGGCCCGCAGATGCCGGGAGATCTGACGCGCTGGATGGGGCTGCCCTGGCAGTGCGACGCTTTCTCCTGTCAGCAGGTGCTGATGCAGGAGAATTACCCGACCGCGGTCTGGTGGCCGGCCCTGCTTCCGATCGATGTCCTGCCCGAGGTCTATTACAAGGAACTGATGAACGAGACGCTTTCCACGAGTGAGCGCCGGAAATTCTTCGACAGCCGGGTCGCCTGGTCCCGTGCCGTTGCCGGGATCGGCTATCATGCCAACGGCAGTTACTGGGACGGCATCACCAACATGATCACCCTCTGGGAGCGGATGGGCTTCGTCGTGAAATTGCCCGGACCGAAGGATCCGAAGGCGCCTGAAGGCATTCCGAAGGAAGTCTATGTCGAGGTCGGGCGCGCCGACACGATGGAGTTCCGTTTCGACTGGAAACCGAAAGACGGAATGCTGCCGGAATGA
- a CDS encoding glycosyltransferase yields the protein MASDPASPDAPVHAIGWFEGRFGYNTHTRNFFDYLSRRIPVVASPMLGLEGPWCADRTILRNVPSLTPRATIALLYGSHMQVLEGAPGRRIAYTVWESTRVPDDWHAPLAIADEIWIPTEWGRSVLLQNGFPANRIQVVPEGVDPQTFNPQIPPSDALNGFRGFRFLNIGRYEDRKGTRLLIECFDKAFSRQDDAFLILACDNHHDPEFDIGRILRELNLRHPEKLAFIPPVSTHTLLAGVYRACDAFVAPFRAEGWGLPLIEAMACGLPVIATGYSGPTEFLGPDAYRIDFTMTDIRQPYFESASEEYGQWAEPDRDHLIALMREVYETRSDAAARGLRGSRHVIQNFSWDSAAEKAASLLKD from the coding sequence ATGGCGTCTGATCCGGCTTCGCCTGACGCACCGGTACACGCCATCGGCTGGTTCGAGGGCCGCTTCGGTTACAATACGCATACCAGAAATTTTTTTGACTACCTGTCGCGCCGCATCCCGGTTGTCGCATCGCCGATGCTCGGGCTCGAGGGTCCATGGTGCGCCGACCGGACTATCCTCCGAAACGTTCCGTCGCTTACCCCACGGGCGACGATCGCACTGCTCTACGGCAGCCATATGCAGGTGTTGGAAGGCGCCCCCGGCCGCCGGATAGCCTATACAGTATGGGAATCCACGCGTGTTCCCGACGACTGGCACGCCCCTCTCGCAATAGCGGACGAGATATGGATTCCGACCGAGTGGGGCCGCTCCGTCCTGCTTCAGAACGGCTTTCCGGCAAATCGAATCCAGGTCGTTCCGGAAGGCGTCGACCCGCAGACATTCAACCCGCAGATCCCGCCGTCCGACGCCTTGAACGGGTTCCGCGGTTTCAGGTTCCTCAATATCGGCCGTTACGAGGATCGGAAAGGAACGCGACTTCTCATCGAGTGCTTCGACAAGGCGTTCTCGAGACAGGACGATGCCTTCCTCATTCTCGCATGCGACAATCATCACGATCCCGAATTCGACATCGGGCGAATCCTGCGCGAGCTGAATCTGCGCCACCCGGAAAAGCTCGCCTTCATCCCGCCTGTCAGCACGCACACCCTGCTCGCTGGAGTTTATCGCGCCTGCGACGCGTTTGTTGCTCCTTTCCGGGCTGAGGGATGGGGACTGCCGCTGATCGAGGCGATGGCCTGCGGCCTCCCCGTCATAGCAACCGGTTACAGTGGGCCAACCGAGTTTCTGGGCCCTGATGCCTATCGGATCGATTTCACTATGACAGATATCCGCCAGCCCTATTTCGAGTCCGCATCCGAGGAGTATGGGCAATGGGCGGAACCGGATCGGGATCACCTGATCGCATTGATGCGGGAGGTATACGAGACCCGTAGCGATGCCGCCGCCCGCGGGTTGCGCGGATCGAGGCACGTAATCCAGAATTTCAGCTGGGACAGCGCCGCGGAAAAGGCCGCCAGCCTTCTCAAGGATTAG